DNA from Quercus lobata isolate SW786 chromosome 1, ValleyOak3.0 Primary Assembly, whole genome shotgun sequence:
CCAAAACCTGTTTTTAGTCATGGGCAATTGTACGTTGCAGTGTCTAGAGTTACAAGCAGAAATGGCCTAAAATTCCTCATCATTAACGATGACATTGAAAAAAAGtctgaaacaaaaaatattgtgtataaAGAAGTTTTTACCAATCTTTGACTCAAGAAACCAACTAATAAAGGTAacataatttcatatatatatatatatatatatatatcttttttccTGTTTATCTTCTCCAAATTGATTTATGCACTTCGTATATGCTTACTGTTTTGTTAAATTTCATGTCTATAACATAATTGAATACAGGCTAATTActattttctatctttaatAAGCTAATTactttttgatgtttttgttatattgctttgttttgttttattctatGCAGTATCTAAATCAAGTTGagaatttttataaactttcaaatttattaatctaTGCAGGTAGGGATCCAAGATGATGCAATATTCTCTCCTTAATCAGCTTTGTATAgacaaacacaaagaaaattGGAAAGTCAAGGTCAGAATATCAAGGATGTGGAATGCAATCaactcaaaaaataatgatattattagTTTAGACATGATTTTAATCGATGAGCAGGTTTGTTTTTCTTCTATAGCTTTTAATATTGTTTGATCATTATATATACCATGAACTCTATCTATATAAAACTGATGCACTTTACTTGCAGAATAATTCAATACATgcaatcattaaaaataatattgctAAAAAGTTCAAGCCTCTTCTGcaagaaggaaaattttatgaactctctcattttcaagtGGTTGATGGCAATGCATTGTATAGACCAGTAGACAATGACATCAAGATCATGTTCACATTGAAAACTAGCATTAAGGAAATAAAGGAGGTTGATGTTGATATACCGCGTCATAAATTCGAATTTGTTGACTACAATAAAATACATGAACGCGTTAATAAACATGTCCAGCTATCAGGtatctctatatatattatgcgttatattaagtttatt
Protein-coding regions in this window:
- the LOC115954578 gene encoding replication protein A 70 kDa DNA-binding subunit-like — protein: MMQYSLLNQLCIDKHKENWKVKVRISRMWNAINSKNNDIISLDMILIDEQNNSIHAIIKNNIAKKFKPLLQEGKFYELSHFQVVDGNALYRPVDNDIKIMFTLKTSIKEIKEVDVDIPRHKFEFVDYNKIHERVNKHVQLSDIIANVIGVGPIEQPCIKGSNVLMRNINVMTIEGHEIKLTLWGSIANEVEESFFTENPGPFIIIATCLTVKTFKGKFISLF